The Granulicella sp. 5B5 nucleotide sequence CAACGGGCAAGGCTACTGTGCAGATTGTTGCCGCGACGCGGTAAGCATTGCTCGCGATACCGAACGCATCTTTGTGCGGATGATGATAGCTGCGCTCGAGGCCCGGGGATTCGACGTGAAAAAGATGCGCAGCCAGGCGCGGGAGCGAGTGCTGGCGAAGCGCGGTATCGCCGGCGCACGAATGGTGCCATCCGAGTTGACAGGTGCGAGGGTGTGGCAATGACGAAAGCCGGATCAAAGTCGGCGAAGTTTGTGGAGAAGATGTCGCACTCGCCAGAGGTGATGGATGTCCGGCAGTCGGCGGCATATCTCGGGATCTCGGACGACACACTCTACCGGTATGCGTCGGAAGGATTTGTGCCAGCGTTCAAACTTGGCAACCGCTGGCGATTTCGTAAGTCTCTGCTGGATGCATGGATGGATAAGCAATCTGGCGCGGCGCCGGCACCGAAGGCGACTGCGCGATGAGTGCGGAGGCCGTCAGGAGATGGACAGCCGCGCAGCTCGCTGATGAACTGCGTGCCGAGATGGCGCGTGATGGAACGCTGACCGAGATCGTTGACGCGAAACTGGACGAATTGAAAAGGAAGGCTGAGGAGAGCGATGAGCCAGACAACGGGGATTGAGTGGACAGATGCAACGTGGAATGAGATGCCGAGGATGGCCAGCCATGGGTAAGGGGCTCGACTGGGCGAAGCGGAAGACGGGGCAGGGGATGGCGGAGTGGATTCGGAAGTCGTCGACGGTGGGTGGCGGCGGGTGCCTGTGCGTCTGCGTGGTGCGCGTGGATGACCTGGCGATTGCCGCCGATCCGCTGCTCGCGCCGCGCGACGTGGAACTGCTGCTGGCAGACCGCGCTCCGGAGCTGCATGCCCTGCTCGAGAGTCAGCGCAAGGAAGCCCTGGCGAAGTTGGATCAACGTAACGAGAAGACACGGATGGTTGGATGATGTTCACGCAAAAACAGGTAGAAGAGCTGGTGGAAAACGCTGTAAAGACAACGATTCGGGCGACTCTGAACCGGGCCGCGCAGCTGGTGTCCGATGTTACGGCGCGAGATGTCGAAATGGTTGCTGGTGGCTGCGTGTTGCGCGGGGTTCCGCTCCGTGAGGCTGCAAAACTCGACCGCGCGGATGTTGCGGCTGCGCAACTCTTGAAGATGGCGAAGGAGGTTATGTGATCGAGCTCAGTTTTGCCGATGCCATTGCCTTCGCGGCGATCGCGGCGGTGATCTATGCGTATCTCCGGAGGTCCCGATGAGTGTCTACGTTGACCCCGTGATGGAGCATGGTGGCTCAAAGGAGTTCAGGTGGACGCGCAGTTGCCACATGTATGCCGACACTCTCGACGAGCTGCACGCGATGGCGCTCCGGATTGGAATGAGGCGCGCTTGGTTTCAGGACAAAGAGAAGTTGCCGCACTATGACCTGGTCCCGGCTCGGCGCAAGGAAGCGGTTGCGGCTGGTGCCATCGAACACACGCGCGAGCAGATGGTGCAGTTCATGCGGCAGCGTATGGGTCTGAGCGAGGGGCAGCGAAGTTTGTTTGGAGGCGGCGATGAAGGAAGAGTTTGAAAAGTGGTTTACAAGATGGTGGCGTGGCAAGCCGGAGGGACCAGGCTATCGCCGCTGTCGTGCGCTGGGTTGGGCGATGTGGCAGGAGCTGAAGGGCGAGAAAGAAAGCGAGGAGAAGAGATGCGAGTAAATGTCTATGCGGAAGAGATGACCGAACGGGTCGAGATCATCTCGAAGGAGATTGATGGCAACCAGTTTACGGGGTTGAGGTTCTATCTTGAGCTGCCTTGTACGGTGAATGGCGAGAACGTCAGCGGTCCGTTCATGCACCGGCCAGGGGGTGATGACTCGGCGGCCGTCACGTTCTGGGGCAAGCGAGATCTCCGGACGGTATTACGGCTGGCGCTGCAGATGCTGGATAAGCACTATCGTGCGAAGCTTCCGCAGCCTGTGTTTCTCGATGCCGGTGGCGGAGACATCTATGCCGGGCGTTCGCGTGAGGCGGTGATTGCCTTCATGCGTGAGAATGTCGAGGACTTCGATGAATCTCTTGTCAAAGAAGTTCCTGGCACTCTGAAG carries:
- a CDS encoding helix-turn-helix domain-containing protein; this translates as MDVRQSAAYLGISDDTLYRYASEGFVPAFKLGNRWRFRKSLLDAWMDKQSGAAPAPKATAR
- a CDS encoding DUF4031 domain-containing protein gives rise to the protein MSVYVDPVMEHGGSKEFRWTRSCHMYADTLDELHAMALRIGMRRAWFQDKEKLPHYDLVPARRKEAVAAGAIEHTREQMVQFMRQRMGLSEGQRSLFGGGDEGRV